TTTTCATATTTATGTATAATTATAATGTTAATATATTTCGGGAGTATATTTTTCATTGCAATATTCATTGAAAATATTATAACATCTATCAATGTAATTTCCATTTATATCCCTTGAATTAACTTCATCCATAATTTCGAATGTACTCCTGTCAATATTTTCTAATATTTTGCCTTTATAAAAAATATTATTCTTATCACTAATATAATTTTTATTAATTATTCTAATTGAATTTTTATCTATTTTTTTTATTTTTTTATCATAATAATAAATATTACTATCATCAGAATAATAATTAAAACCTATATTCCTAAATTTTTTTGAGTTTTCTACTTTAAAACTGTGAAGTCCACCATCAAATATAAAATAGTAGATTTCATCATTTATTGCAATAAAATTATCATCTATTATTTTAAAAAAATCTTTTTCTATTTCTGACTTCTTGTCAGATTTAAAATATACTTTATCATCTGTAACTAAAAATATTTTATCAATTACTTGAATTTTTTTAGGAATAAAATTTAAATAAATTTTATCACGGTAGTAAACATTATTTCTATCTTTTGAATAATCATAGCCTAAAATTTCAAATGTATTTTTATCAACATTTTTTATAATTTTATTTTCAAAATAGATATTATTTTTATCTTTTGAATACTTATCTCTGATTATTTTAAAAGTTTCCTTATCAATTTTTCCAATTTGATTAGTTTTATAATAACCTATTCCATTATTTATAAAATAATCTTTTGAAATTACCTTAAAATCTAATAAATCAGAACTTAAATTAAGTTTATAAATCCAAAATTCATTATCTATATCAGAATCAGTAACAATATAAATATTATTTTTATTTCTAAAATAGTTTTCGCCAACATTTTTTAAATCTTTGTCTTTTAGTTCAATTCCATTTAAAAATTTTATATTAATTCCATTAAAGTAAATATTATCTTTATCTTTTGATATTCCATATTTTAAATTTTGAAAAGTATTCAAGTCAATATTATCTATTTTTTTACCTAAATAATAAATATTTTCTTTTGAAATTAAATATTCATCTTGTATTTTCATATCTGAATTTATCTTTATTCTATTTGTTATTTTTGCTAAATTTTTATTAGTAAAATTTTTTCCATAAACCGAATAATCTTTACTTTTATATTCATTAATTCCATAATAATAGTAGTTATCCTTTATATAATATTTATTGACTAATTCTATATCCTTTGTGTTCAAATTATTACTTAAAATCTCACCATTATAAAAAATTCTATATTTATCTTTAGCTATATTTTGTGATAACACCTTAAATGTCTTTGGATCAGAAAAATCTATTCTCTTTCCTTTATAAAAAGCACTTAGACTATCTTTAGCATAAGTATCATCAATTATTTCAAAACTTTCCTTATTAATAAATGGTAATTCGTATTCTTTTTTAGAGCCTTCAATTTCTTCTCTATAAAATATAGTATTATTTTTAATAATGTAACCCAAATTTTTAGGGTAAGTGAAGCTGCTAATAGCGAATATTAAAATAAAAATATTCTTTTTCAACTTAATCACCTCTTATTTTTTCTTCCAATTCTTCATTCCAACTTTTGATTATATTCAAATCATGAAACTGATTATTAAATATAATATTTGGTACAGCTTCTGATCCACTTTCAGTTGAAAACCTATTTTTATTTAATGGATTTCTATAATCATCTGAAACACCAAGATATTTTAAAGTTCCTCTATGTCTTATAACATCTACAGGAGTAAATATCCAAATACTAGGTTTTATAATATCCGTGTCGTTTATTCCAATTTTTCTAGGAGTAACTACTGATAATTCTCGATTATGATAATATGTATATAATGTATCCGAAGTAACATTGTTTCTCAATAAATATTCATTAGTCTCATCAGGAATATGTGGTAGAGGAATTAAAGAAAAATAATTTGCTGATTTTTTACTACCAGACGATATCTTCTTACCATCCCCTGTAGTAACGTTATATCCTGGTATATTTTTATCAAAATATAAATCATAAGAGGCACCATGACTATGATAACCTGCAACAATTTCTAGTTTAACTTGTTTATCTAAAGATTTTTTTAGAGGATTAATATAAAATTTTTCTGCTAGTCCTAAATTTACAGAATCTCCCTTATCTCTATTTGCAGGAGTATACATATACCCTGTCTTAGTTCCATCCGTGACTTTATAAATTATTCCACCATATTCAAAATTATTGTCTTTTCTACTTGAATATTTACTTACTTCATTTAAAATATCATAGTGTGCGTCATCAAGATAAATAAAATATTTTTTGCCTTTAATGATAACAAATACATCATTTTCTGAAATTTTACCATTCTTTATATCTTCAACTTTATGAATAATACTTGATACATCTTCCCCATAAACACTTCTACCATCACTATAATTTCCATACAGAAATTTATTTTCTCCATCATAACTAATAATTTCATCAGATAACTGTTCTGAATAATTTGGATCTGGTAATTGAACTACTGTAAATTTAGTATTGTTATTAAAATTAAAATTTTCTTTTA
This portion of the Leptotrichia trevisanii DSM 22070 genome encodes:
- a CDS encoding DKNYY domain-containing protein is translated as MKKNIFILIFAISSFTYPKNLGYIIKNNTIFYREEIEGSKKEYELPFINKESFEIIDDTYAKDSLSAFYKGKRIDFSDPKTFKVLSQNIAKDKYRIFYNGEILSNNLNTKDIELVNKYYIKDNYYYYGINEYKSKDYSVYGKNFTNKNLAKITNRIKINSDMKIQDEYLISKENIYYLGKKIDNIDLNTFQNLKYGISKDKDNIYFNGINIKFLNGIELKDKDLKNVGENYFRNKNNIYIVTDSDIDNEFWIYKLNLSSDLLDFKVISKDYFINNGIGYYKTNQIGKIDKETFKIIRDKYSKDKNNIYFENKIIKNVDKNTFEILGYDYSKDRNNVYYRDKIYLNFIPKKIQVIDKIFLVTDDKVYFKSDKKSEIEKDFFKIIDDNFIAINDEIYYFIFDGGLHSFKVENSKKFRNIGFNYYSDDSNIYYYDKKIKKIDKNSIRIINKNYISDKNNIFYKGKILENIDRSTFEIMDEVNSRDINGNYIDRCYNIFNEYCNEKYTPEIY